The window ATAAAAGTAggacaaaacaaaagaaaaattcgggTATTTTAGGAATGTATGGAAAAGTACACAAAGATGCacttgttaaaaataagaagtagATTTATAACcataaacatttaaaatatcttttgttaACTCATCGTTGTCATTATAACATCAATCATCTATGTCTAACAACGTCctctatatattgtatattatgtaagaagaataacgagtaataaaataatatttttatgtatgttCTTGGATCAATCCAAGAAAACTTCGAGCATCGATAAAACGgtatttttgtttctgtacgtacattaaaaatatattctcacATGTACATTTTAAATATGCCACAGTGGAAtgataaaatctttaaaaaatcattttcgatgttttatattggaatcaatcgAAAGCAGCTGCGGTTGGCGCCACCTCTAATAACATTTGAAGAAAAGCATTTACTCCTTCTGAAATAACaattaacgacaaaaattttaatatcaattagaatcatataatttatttgtcaAAATGTTTaggcaaaaatattttatccttatagatatagatacaaaaatataattatattagaaaatcaTTCACTCACCCATAAATTTCGGCACGTAACCATATTTCACAAAAGGTAGATAAACAAACATGCCTGCGAAAATAAATCCGGTTGCATATAAGTACTCGATTTGAGGCTTGTCGATGATGGGTGCCACTATCAGGTACGCAGAGATTACAAGTACAAGTGCGGGTATGATCAAGGGACATTTGTAAGGTCTTGGATGATTTGGTCTTGTTCTTCGCATCACCAACAAAGCTAACATCGATCCACCATAGAAAATCCAAGcggtaaaggaaaagaaatcaattaagGAATCTATATTTCCAGAAACGACCATTGCACCTGTACAAAGTGGATTAGCATATGCGATTGTATTTGgttcttgatatttttaatactaattTTTATGATGTATCGTTATACCTGCAACGATAGAATGAAATATAAGGCCTGGCGCAGGCGTAAAACGGCGTACATGTACATAACTTAAGCAATCGAGCAAGTGTCCCTCTCTGGATGCAGCAAAACAAAGTCTACCTGCCGCAAAAAGAGTTCCATTGGCGGAACCAAAAGTACTAATAGCAACCGATAAAGGCATAAGCCATGCCATTACGCCGAGTATCCGATTCCCAAATGTctgaagagggaaaaaagacgaatgacatttgtaaataattaataaaaaacattaataaaaataataggtaCAAATGGGTCATTCATCTTACCACAGCAACAGCCTCGCTTTCAATCATCTCCGAAGGCGACATAACCGccaaataagaaatattaatcagCGCGTAACAAAGCGTAACAAGAGGTATCCCAATCATAATAGACCTTGGTAGATTCTTCGATGGATCCTTGATTTCCTCCGTAACGTAATTCAAATTATTCCAGCCGTCGTAGGCCCATAGACCCGTATAAAAAGCGGTAGCGAGTCTACCAAAGTTAACGTTACTACCGTCCATGGTATCTAAGGCTCCTTTCAGGTGTTGCGTGTTTCCCTGTATCAACTTGTACGCACCGCCGACGATAACTACAAGTATAGCAATGAGTTTCGCTGCGGTGAAAGCATTTTGTACTCCGGTTGCCAGATTAACGCTGTAACAATTCACCAGAAGTATAAGAACGATCGCAAGGAGAGCGACCAGCTTGACCACCTCGTCGGGAGGATCGCAGTCCGCTACGAAAGCTTCAACGACGTATTGGGCGAAGGAGAGACAGATTATCGCCATTTGCGATGGTTTCAATACCAGGGTAGAAACccaggagaaaaggaaagccGGTGGTGCACCAAAGGCGTCCATGAAATAAGCGTATTCTGCGCCGCTGCTGGTGTTCATCGTGCCAAGCTCCGCATAAGCGAGTGCACCGCACAAGCTCAAAAGCCCACAGGCCGTCCATACGAAGAAGCTAACTCCGACGCTGCCGGTTCGAACTAGGAGGCCCGATGGCGAAACGAATATCCCTGATCCGATCATGGTGCCAACGATTAAAGCCACCCCACTGACGAGTCCCACCCGTCTCTTGAGGTGAACAGCGTGGTTCGCCTCTGGGTCCGTCCCCTCCAACCCTCCGCTCCCTCCACCCCCGTCTTCGTCATCCCCCACACCTCCAGATTCGCCTTGTTGCTCTTCTTGGCGCCTCCgcctttgttgttgttgttgttgatgttgcGGTAACGACGATGATTTAACCCCTTCCCACCCACTACCGCCACTACCGTTGCTGTTGCTACTCCGAGCAATCCGTGATATGAGCGTCGTTTCACCTGGGCTTCCCAACCATTGaagttgttgctgttgttgctgtgcCTGACTGCCGTTGTTCGTCTGCGGGTCATGTCCAACGGTAGCTGGAAtacacaatttttctttttcgttttttttttcctttccctttctcttctattttctctttcatttttcatcagtaccgattattattattatttttttttttttttttaatttttctttctttattttgaaccattttaaattctaaaccatttcatatttatcatGTATATCCATATAcatgataaatacaatatgatatcatttattcattcaaaaatttttttttatccaaaattaaaatcgtaatACAATCAATACCAATTATTCAAGTTACATGATTCATTCTGTATAAACGACAACAAAAGTCGATaggaaataacaatattatatcatagatCGCAGATTCTACCGATGATATTCCTCTTTACAGGAAATAACGTATTAAGCGAAACACGAGAATTCCAGCTAAACCGTTTCCTAAGTTTAGAGTCACCGAGAATGAACCACGTGATCAAACTTCGTGCATAATTTCTACGGCGACGTTATACCACTAGTCTTGAAATacgattatattctttatacagTGTATCAAATCAAGAGAAccaaatgaaaatgtattctttattGAATGAATTCTTCCcgtcaaaatattattttaagaagATTTCCAGTATGTCAATTGACAAATACAATACAACTTTTTTAACAGGTGTCACGAATGATATTTATACactattgtataaaataagctcataaaagatatatttataatctctaattaaatttaatccaataattataatcaaattaaaagaataattattatttatgcttttataatgaattactCAAAACTCGGAGGTGCTCGTCAAGGAACGTGGCCGTTTTGTGTCGCATCCCTTTGCCGACTGGCTGAGGTAGCGTTTCTTCAAAGCCGTGAAGGAGCGAGGGAATCGCGTCATTAAATGAAATGGTGCGTATATTTGCGTTTGTGCAGCACGTGACAAggtatatgttattatatttattgttatagaaTATACGTCGTAACCATTATAGTTTATATGGCCGACAGCCAAAATTCCTTGCTTGCAAGACTatctcgatttctttttcgacCAATGATCACGAGACActcttatatttaatatatagatttatatctttaataaatttaaatatttgatcccatataatttttatccatataatttctattatgtatgttaatataaaaaaatgttttcaatgTGAACAAACTAAGTTTAACgatattgatttattgatCTATCATTTATCGAAGTAAATTCTTTATCTGAGATCACATTTAAAGGTCGTCTTGCTCAAAACAAAGacataatattaagaaatataattgaaagcACAATTAGGACACCTGGTTGAAATGAAATCGACGATACTCGacattctttttcaatttctctctctctctctctttctctctttttatttatgaaatttccatatgaaattataaatcgctaattcaaatttttattattgtcatcgatTCAAATCTCCAAAGATACCAagcataaaaatttaaaaatagcaCGTCGTGTCGTGATTCGCGGAACATATGCGTTATGTTATCACCGACACATTTCAAACGAAATACATTTCTGTTGCTTTTAAGAGAGTGATGACGTAAGCGATCACCTTTAAACCATCTCTTTCGAGTAATACGGAGTCAATATTTAAGAATTTGCTAACATGGTAAATATTTCGATGTGT of the Vespa crabro chromosome 4, iyVesCrab1.2, whole genome shotgun sequence genome contains:
- the LOC124423650 gene encoding b(0,+)-type amino acid transporter 1-like isoform X1, encoding MRHKTATFLDEHLRVLTTVGHDPQTNNGSQAQQQQQQLQWLGSPGETTLISRIARSSNSNGSGGSGWEGVKSSSLPQHQQQQQQRRRRQEEQQGESGGVGDDEDGGGGSGGLEGTDPEANHAVHLKRRVGLVSGVALIVGTMIGSGIFVSPSGLLVRTGSVGVSFFVWTACGLLSLCGALAYAELGTMNTSSGAEYAYFMDAFGAPPAFLFSWVSTLVLKPSQMAIICLSFAQYVVEAFVADCDPPDEVVKLVALLAIVLILLVNCYSVNLATGVQNAFTAAKLIAILVVIVGGAYKLIQGNTQHLKGALDTMDGSNVNFGRLATAFYTGLWAYDGWNNLNYVTEEIKDPSKNLPRSIMIGIPLVTLCYALINISYLAVMSPSEMIESEAVAVTFGNRILGVMAWLMPLSVAISTFGSANGTLFAAGRLCFAASREGHLLDCLSYVHVRRFTPAPGLIFHSIVAGAMVVSGNIDSLIDFFSFTAWIFYGGSMLALLVMRRTRPNHPRPYKCPLIIPALVLVISAYLIVAPIIDKPQIEYLYATGFIFAGMFVYLPFVKYGYVPKFMEGVNAFLQMLLEVAPTAAAFD
- the LOC124423650 gene encoding b(0,+)-type amino acid transporter 1-like isoform X2, translated to MHVAPFKRATVGHDPQTNNGSQAQQQQQQLQWLGSPGETTLISRIARSSNSNGSGGSGWEGVKSSSLPQHQQQQQQRRRRQEEQQGESGGVGDDEDGGGGSGGLEGTDPEANHAVHLKRRVGLVSGVALIVGTMIGSGIFVSPSGLLVRTGSVGVSFFVWTACGLLSLCGALAYAELGTMNTSSGAEYAYFMDAFGAPPAFLFSWVSTLVLKPSQMAIICLSFAQYVVEAFVADCDPPDEVVKLVALLAIVLILLVNCYSVNLATGVQNAFTAAKLIAILVVIVGGAYKLIQGNTQHLKGALDTMDGSNVNFGRLATAFYTGLWAYDGWNNLNYVTEEIKDPSKNLPRSIMIGIPLVTLCYALINISYLAVMSPSEMIESEAVAVTFGNRILGVMAWLMPLSVAISTFGSANGTLFAAGRLCFAASREGHLLDCLSYVHVRRFTPAPGLIFHSIVAGAMVVSGNIDSLIDFFSFTAWIFYGGSMLALLVMRRTRPNHPRPYKCPLIIPALVLVISAYLIVAPIIDKPQIEYLYATGFIFAGMFVYLPFVKYGYVPKFMEGVNAFLQMLLEVAPTAAAFD